The following are encoded together in the Mesoterricola sediminis genome:
- the folE gene encoding GTP cyclohydrolase I: MSFDAPGAAAAVRDLLLSFGADPDSPELRDTPRRVAEFWAERLAGTEADPSLELVPLPGDLASCPVILERVPFVSTCEHHLAPFEGYATIGYLPGVGGTVGLSKLVKVVHGFANRLQVQERLTHEIASALETRLRPAAWGVKLVAIHTCMSHRGARTPDVPVTTQVLGGAWEKEPPGPFRN, translated from the coding sequence ATGTCCTTTGATGCCCCAGGCGCGGCCGCGGCCGTGCGTGATCTGCTCCTCAGCTTCGGGGCCGATCCGGACAGCCCGGAACTCCGCGACACGCCCCGGCGCGTCGCGGAGTTCTGGGCGGAACGGCTCGCGGGGACGGAGGCGGATCCCTCCCTCGAGCTGGTCCCCCTCCCCGGGGACCTGGCCTCCTGCCCCGTGATCCTCGAGCGGGTGCCTTTCGTCAGCACCTGCGAGCACCACCTGGCGCCTTTCGAGGGCTACGCGACCATCGGCTACCTGCCCGGGGTGGGCGGGACCGTGGGGCTCTCCAAGCTCGTGAAGGTGGTCCACGGCTTCGCCAACCGGCTGCAGGTCCAGGAGCGGCTCACCCACGAGATCGCCTCGGCCCTGGAGACCCGGCTCCGCCCCGCGGCCTGGGGGGTGAAGCTGGTGGCCATCCACACCTGCATGTCCCATCGCGGCGCCCGCACCCCCGACGTCCCCGTGACGACGCAGGTCCTCGGCGGCGCCTGGGAAAAGGAGCCGCCGGGCCCCTTCCGGAATTGA
- a CDS encoding YheT family hydrolase: MRPAPPAEPCLPPLWARGGHLQTLAAQYLPTPHVELPWERFRLILEDGDALAIQALRGRSGVVVSLFHGLGGSVEGHYMRRAAALCHAAGHTVVAVNHRGAGAGRGLARGIYHSGATSDMAAVLGMCRQRYPGERLLTVGFSISANILLLLAGRDRHLALPDAGLAVNPPADLEACSRRLLRGFSRAYDQYFLRRLGREVAGRPGGDSLGRPRTLRDFDEAYTARQAGFPSRAEYYAACSCGPHLAGVDIPMVILTSEDDPFAPGSDVAAFPRSGSVHLHLERTGGHMGYIARNIPGHRWLDYALAHYVGELSRA; encoded by the coding sequence ATGCGTCCCGCGCCCCCCGCCGAGCCCTGCCTCCCGCCCCTGTGGGCGCGGGGCGGCCACCTGCAGACCCTGGCGGCCCAGTACCTGCCGACGCCCCACGTGGAGCTGCCCTGGGAGCGCTTCCGCCTCATCCTCGAGGACGGGGACGCCCTGGCCATCCAGGCCCTCCGCGGCCGCTCCGGGGTGGTGGTGAGCCTCTTCCACGGCCTGGGGGGCAGCGTGGAGGGCCACTACATGCGGCGCGCCGCCGCCCTGTGCCACGCCGCGGGCCACACCGTCGTGGCCGTGAACCACCGCGGGGCCGGCGCGGGCCGGGGACTGGCCCGCGGCATCTACCACAGCGGCGCCACCTCCGACATGGCCGCCGTCCTGGGCATGTGCCGGCAGCGGTACCCCGGCGAGCGCCTCCTGACGGTGGGCTTCTCCATCAGCGCCAACATCCTCCTGCTCCTCGCGGGGCGGGACCGCCACCTGGCCCTGCCCGACGCGGGCCTCGCGGTGAACCCCCCGGCCGACCTGGAGGCCTGCTCCCGCCGGCTCCTGCGCGGGTTCTCCCGGGCCTACGACCAGTACTTCCTGCGGCGCCTGGGACGCGAGGTGGCGGGGCGCCCCGGGGGCGACTCCCTGGGCCGGCCCAGGACCCTGCGGGACTTCGACGAGGCCTACACGGCGCGGCAGGCGGGGTTCCCCTCCCGGGCCGAGTACTATGCGGCCTGCTCCTGCGGCCCGCACCTGGCCGGGGTGGACATCCCCATGGTGATCCTCACCTCGGAGGACGACCCCTTCGCGCCGGGCTCGGACGTGGCGGCCTTCCCCCGCTCCGGCTCCGTGCACCTCCACCTGGAGCGCACCGGGGGCCACATGGGCTACATCGCCCGGAACATCCCCGGCCATCGCTGGCTGGATTACGCCCTCGCCCACTACGTGGGCGAACTGTCCCGGGCCTGA
- a CDS encoding sensor histidine kinase, giving the protein MVRDERRRQQAVGRLTVGIAHELSTSVQCLGSNLRFLQGFQAEMGRILAFARTHRGGLPRDAAPAEIAWMEEEAPRALAESQENLEHIIAITQAMRSFSRPEAPEPGPVDVNACLEAAVLLARNEWKYTHRIRVVPDPDLPSIEAFPGALGLLLLDLVLGAVQARRVHRAAPGAFADLRISVAAREGGVEVRFEGPDLVPGRICSPVTASAAQRLGAIVRVEGGTFALRLPPRAC; this is encoded by the coding sequence ATGGTCCGGGACGAGCGGCGGCGCCAGCAGGCTGTGGGGCGCCTGACGGTGGGCATCGCCCACGAGCTCAGCACGTCGGTGCAGTGCCTCGGGTCCAACCTCCGCTTCCTCCAGGGTTTCCAGGCCGAGATGGGCCGGATCCTGGCCTTCGCCCGAACCCACCGCGGGGGGCTCCCCCGCGACGCGGCCCCCGCGGAGATCGCCTGGATGGAGGAGGAGGCCCCCCGGGCCCTGGCCGAATCCCAGGAGAACCTCGAGCACATCATCGCCATCACCCAGGCCATGAGAAGCTTCAGCCGCCCCGAGGCCCCGGAGCCGGGCCCCGTGGACGTCAACGCCTGCCTGGAGGCCGCGGTGCTCCTCGCGCGCAATGAATGGAAATACACGCATCGGATCCGGGTGGTCCCCGATCCGGACCTGCCGTCCATCGAGGCCTTCCCGGGGGCCCTGGGCCTGCTGCTCCTCGACCTGGTGCTGGGGGCGGTGCAGGCGCGGCGCGTCCATCGCGCGGCGCCGGGCGCCTTCGCGGACCTGCGGATCAGCGTCGCCGCCCGGGAGGGGGGCGTGGAGGTGCGGTTCGAGGGGCCGGACCTGGTGCCCGGGCGCATCTGCTCCCCCGTGACCGCGTCCGCCGCGCAGCGCCTGGGCGCCATCGTCCGCGTCGAGGGCGGGACCTTCGCCCTGCGGCTGCCGCCTCGGGCCTGCTGA
- a CDS encoding superoxide dismutase → MAHEPKNYDHLKGGALKGLSDSQLDQHFTLYKGYVAKLNEIEAKLAEADNTKPNYSFNEYSELKRREAVAFNGSFLHELYFENLGADNGISPKLQAALDAQGGKDRIVADLKAAALCGPGWAILTRNRRDNKLHTYFFAEHHLGLPIDQDILCVLDSWEHAFMVDYGIKRAAYVDVFADNIKWSEVSKRFA, encoded by the coding sequence ATGGCTCATGAACCGAAGAACTACGATCACCTCAAGGGCGGCGCCCTGAAGGGACTCAGCGACAGCCAGCTCGACCAGCACTTCACCCTCTACAAGGGCTACGTCGCCAAGCTCAACGAGATCGAGGCGAAGCTCGCCGAGGCCGACAACACCAAGCCCAACTACTCCTTCAACGAGTACAGCGAGCTGAAGCGCCGCGAGGCCGTCGCCTTCAACGGCTCCTTCCTGCACGAGCTCTACTTCGAGAACCTCGGCGCGGACAACGGCATCTCGCCCAAGCTCCAGGCCGCCCTCGACGCCCAGGGCGGCAAGGACAGGATCGTCGCCGACCTGAAGGCCGCCGCCCTCTGCGGTCCCGGCTGGGCGATCCTCACCCGCAACCGCCGCGACAACAAGCTCCACACCTACTTCTTCGCCGAGCACCACCTGGGCCTGCCCATCGACCAGGACATCCTCTGCGTCCTCGACAGCTGGGAGCACGCCTTCATGGTGGACTACGGCATCAAGCGCGCCGCCTACGTGGACGTCTTCGCGGACAACATCAAGTGGTCCGAGGTCAGCAAGCGCTTCGCCTAG
- a CDS encoding M14 family zinc carboxypeptidase — MRPAAFLVALPLAAQPMLPGRIYRVEVPRPQVGAAYTSDAALAAALAGIQGARDRVRAFTYHVTEEGRPQVLLAISSPARIARLDALQAANARLADPRGLDPAARQALLADHPAFVWLGFSVHGNEAAGTEAALAVAWHFAACQDPEVLAQLDATVLLLDVTQNPDGRARHLQAVAEATQGLNPPDPQDAQNAPRWPSGRFNHRLFDLNRDWAWQTQGETRAKVAQFLAWNPQVLADFHEMKPENNYFFPPGMDPVHQALPPAFGGGWQKAFGTALGEAFDRAGWRHFSREVFDLFYPSYGDSWSCFQGAVGMTYECPNPGGLAYLRKDGELLTLDSRVRRHVTAALATVSLAAARRKDLLQDWVRARLDRAAKGDRAGAFLLAPGPDPGRARALVDLLRRNGIEVLRTTAAVDTAGLEPVLPGARGPAPAGSWLVPLDQPRGALAAALLERRAAFGPKPSYDATAWSLPLTFHVPAWHAPVRPRVGTAPLAAVAPESVPAAAYGYAVLSNQEGRDRVLAALLLEGFRGAALPAPAQAAGRALPAGTVVFPFGRNDRARLEARIRDLAAQAPGCVAALDAGGAEAGPDPGSPRALALRAPRVAVVMDAPADPTAVGAVLHTLREAGLPFTQLRASRLGNADLRRYTHLVLADDNALGRGWQAVLGPAGTARLRAFSAEGGVLVAFQGGSAFASKAGLADAGISFLARRDEEARLKEKDPKREAPAPPAEARLVPWGAREDQALQETIPGALLEAEVDPTHPLAWGLNATEGAVLDTSDPILELSPSGESPLRYGEGDLALSGLLPEALASRLRRTAYAVRERKGRGAVILFAGDPVHRGCAPFTGRAFLNALFFGAYAAMDDDE; from the coding sequence ATGCGCCCTGCCGCCTTTCTGGTCGCCCTGCCGCTGGCGGCCCAGCCGATGCTTCCGGGGCGGATCTACCGGGTCGAGGTGCCCCGGCCCCAGGTGGGCGCCGCCTACACCTCGGACGCCGCCCTCGCCGCCGCCCTGGCGGGGATCCAGGGCGCCCGGGACCGGGTCCGGGCCTTCACCTACCACGTGACCGAGGAGGGGCGGCCCCAGGTGCTCCTGGCCATCTCCAGCCCCGCCCGCATCGCGCGCCTGGACGCGCTCCAGGCGGCCAATGCCCGCCTCGCCGATCCCCGGGGCCTGGACCCCGCCGCCCGGCAGGCCCTCCTGGCCGATCACCCGGCCTTCGTGTGGCTGGGCTTCTCCGTGCACGGCAACGAGGCCGCGGGCACGGAAGCGGCCCTCGCCGTGGCCTGGCACTTCGCCGCCTGCCAGGATCCCGAGGTCCTGGCCCAGCTGGACGCGACGGTGCTGCTCCTGGACGTGACCCAGAACCCGGATGGCCGGGCCCGCCACCTCCAGGCGGTGGCCGAGGCCACCCAGGGCCTCAACCCGCCCGATCCCCAGGACGCCCAGAACGCGCCGCGGTGGCCCTCCGGGCGCTTCAATCACCGGCTCTTCGACCTGAACCGGGACTGGGCCTGGCAGACCCAGGGGGAGACCCGGGCCAAGGTCGCCCAGTTCCTCGCCTGGAACCCCCAGGTCCTGGCGGACTTCCACGAGATGAAGCCCGAGAACAACTACTTCTTCCCGCCCGGCATGGACCCCGTCCACCAGGCGCTGCCCCCGGCCTTCGGGGGTGGGTGGCAGAAGGCCTTCGGGACCGCCCTCGGCGAGGCCTTCGACCGGGCCGGATGGCGCCACTTCAGCCGGGAGGTCTTCGACCTCTTCTACCCCAGCTACGGCGATTCCTGGAGCTGCTTCCAGGGGGCCGTGGGCATGACCTACGAGTGCCCCAACCCCGGGGGCCTCGCCTACCTGCGCAAGGACGGCGAGCTGCTGACGCTGGACAGCCGGGTCCGGCGCCACGTCACCGCCGCCCTGGCCACCGTCTCCCTCGCCGCCGCCCGGCGCAAGGACCTGCTCCAGGACTGGGTGCGGGCCCGCCTGGACCGGGCCGCGAAGGGCGACCGGGCCGGGGCCTTCCTCCTGGCGCCGGGGCCGGATCCCGGCCGGGCCCGGGCCCTGGTCGACCTGCTGCGCCGCAACGGCATCGAGGTGCTCCGCACGACGGCGGCCGTGGATACGGCGGGCCTGGAGCCCGTGCTGCCGGGCGCCCGGGGGCCGGCGCCGGCGGGCAGCTGGCTGGTGCCCCTGGACCAGCCCCGGGGCGCCCTCGCGGCCGCCCTCCTGGAGCGCCGCGCCGCCTTCGGCCCCAAGCCGAGCTACGACGCCACGGCCTGGAGCCTGCCCCTCACCTTCCATGTGCCGGCCTGGCACGCTCCGGTCCGGCCCCGGGTGGGCACGGCCCCCCTCGCCGCGGTCGCGCCGGAGTCCGTGCCCGCCGCGGCCTACGGCTACGCCGTCCTGTCCAACCAGGAGGGCCGCGACCGCGTGCTGGCGGCCCTGCTGCTGGAGGGCTTCCGGGGCGCGGCCCTGCCCGCCCCGGCCCAGGCCGCCGGCCGCGCCCTGCCCGCGGGCACCGTGGTCTTCCCCTTCGGCCGCAACGACCGGGCCCGGCTCGAGGCCCGGATCCGCGACCTCGCGGCCCAGGCCCCGGGCTGCGTGGCGGCCCTGGACGCCGGCGGCGCCGAGGCCGGCCCGGACCCGGGCTCGCCCCGGGCCCTGGCCCTGCGGGCGCCCCGGGTGGCCGTGGTCATGGACGCCCCCGCCGATCCCACCGCCGTGGGCGCGGTCCTGCACACCCTGCGGGAGGCGGGCCTGCCCTTCACCCAGCTCCGGGCCTCCCGCCTGGGGAACGCGGACCTGCGCCGCTACACCCACCTGGTGCTGGCGGACGACAACGCCCTGGGGCGGGGGTGGCAGGCCGTCCTGGGCCCGGCGGGGACGGCGCGGCTCAGGGCCTTCTCCGCCGAGGGGGGCGTCCTGGTCGCCTTCCAGGGGGGCAGCGCCTTCGCCTCGAAGGCCGGCCTCGCCGACGCGGGGATCTCCTTCCTCGCGCGCCGGGACGAGGAGGCCCGCCTGAAGGAGAAGGACCCCAAGCGGGAGGCCCCCGCGCCACCCGCCGAGGCCCGCCTCGTTCCCTGGGGCGCCCGGGAGGACCAGGCCCTCCAGGAGACCATCCCCGGCGCCCTGCTGGAGGCCGAGGTGGATCCCACCCACCCCCTGGCCTGGGGCCTCAACGCCACCGAGGGCGCCGTGCTCGACACCAGCGACCCCATCCTCGAGCTGAGCCCCTCGGGCGAGAGCCCCCTCCGCTACGGCGAGGGCGACCTGGCCCTGTCCGGGCTCCTGCCGGAGGCCCTGGCGTCCCGCCTGCGCCGCACCGCCTACGCCGTGCGGGAGCGCAAGGGCAGGGGGGCCGTGATCCTCTTCGCCGGCGACCCCGTCCACCGGGGCTGCGCGCCCTTCACGGGCCGGGCCTTCCTCAACGCCCTTTTCTTCGGCGCCTACGCGGCGATGGACGACGATGAATGA
- a CDS encoding YfcC family protein, translating into MHGGWLTKLKNVKMPHTLVVVEALVLLVLVASWIIPSGQFDRVPLNGRLVPDPATYHVVQKIRLSPAMLVLAPLRGFLDGGMLIAFLLVIGGAFNVLNETGAVEVGIKRLTRAISARPTLECLMIPVLMTVFSLAGSIFGLGEELIPFVVIFIPLARSLGYDSIVGVCIPFLGAAAGFAAAFLNPFTVGVAQKIAGLPINSGLGYRVFTWAVGTAVMVAYVMVYARRIKRDPSLSPVRDLDEARGPVDRNPGEEGAWTPRLVLVLALFAAFLVLLVYGIMALGWDMDAMGALFLAMGIALGLASGMGGSRIAQSFVAGAKDMVGVVFIVACARALLVIANDAKILDTVLFHSKNLMGVLPRAVIPQTMFLIQTVINFFIHSGTAQAALTMPIMAPLGDLVGVTRQTSVYAFQLCEFVNPILPTSAVTMGVLGAAKLPWERWAAWFLPLMGILILLAFLLLIPPVLFHYGPF; encoded by the coding sequence ATGCACGGCGGCTGGCTCACCAAGCTCAAGAACGTCAAGATGCCCCATACCCTCGTGGTGGTGGAGGCCCTCGTCCTGCTGGTCCTGGTCGCGTCCTGGATCATCCCCTCCGGCCAGTTCGACCGGGTTCCCCTGAACGGGCGTCTGGTCCCTGACCCGGCCACCTACCACGTGGTCCAGAAGATCCGGCTCAGCCCGGCCATGCTCGTGCTGGCCCCCCTCCGTGGCTTCCTGGACGGCGGGATGCTCATCGCCTTCCTCCTGGTGATCGGCGGGGCCTTCAACGTGCTCAACGAGACGGGCGCGGTGGAGGTGGGCATCAAACGGTTGACCCGGGCCATCTCCGCCCGGCCGACCTTGGAATGCCTCATGATCCCCGTCCTCATGACCGTGTTCTCGCTCGCTGGCAGCATCTTCGGCCTGGGCGAGGAATTGATCCCCTTCGTGGTGATCTTCATCCCCCTGGCCCGCAGCCTGGGCTACGACTCCATCGTCGGCGTCTGCATCCCCTTCCTCGGCGCGGCCGCGGGCTTCGCGGCGGCCTTCCTCAACCCCTTCACCGTGGGGGTCGCCCAGAAGATCGCCGGGCTCCCCATCAACTCGGGCCTGGGCTACCGCGTCTTCACCTGGGCGGTGGGCACCGCCGTCATGGTGGCCTACGTGATGGTCTACGCCCGCAGGATCAAGCGGGACCCCTCCCTCAGCCCCGTGCGGGACCTCGACGAGGCCCGCGGCCCCGTGGACCGGAACCCCGGCGAGGAGGGCGCGTGGACGCCCCGCCTCGTGCTGGTGCTCGCGCTCTTCGCGGCCTTCCTCGTCCTCCTCGTCTACGGGATCATGGCCCTCGGCTGGGACATGGACGCCATGGGGGCGCTGTTCCTGGCCATGGGGATCGCCCTGGGCCTCGCCTCGGGCATGGGGGGAAGCCGCATCGCCCAGTCCTTCGTGGCCGGCGCCAAGGACATGGTGGGGGTGGTGTTCATCGTGGCCTGCGCCCGCGCCCTCCTCGTGATCGCCAACGACGCGAAGATCCTCGACACCGTGCTCTTCCACAGCAAGAACCTGATGGGCGTGCTGCCCCGGGCGGTCATCCCCCAGACCATGTTCCTCATCCAGACCGTGATCAACTTCTTCATCCATTCGGGCACGGCCCAGGCGGCCCTCACCATGCCCATCATGGCGCCCCTGGGGGACCTCGTCGGCGTGACCCGCCAGACCTCCGTCTACGCCTTCCAGCTTTGCGAGTTCGTGAACCCCATCCTGCCGACCTCGGCGGTGACCATGGGCGTCCTGGGCGCCGCCAAGCTGCCCTGGGAGCGCTGGGCGGCCTGGTTCCTGCCCCTCATGGGCATCCTGATCCTGCTGGCCTTCCTGCTGCTGATCCCCCCCGTGCTCTTCCACTACGGACCCTTCTGA
- a CDS encoding UbiX family flavin prenyltransferase codes for MESKHIVLAITGATGAGFGAAVARRLAASPAVGRVSLLLSPTGRRCLHDECGLRADDLAALSPKVRILDERNVGADISSGSHLHDGMAVVPCSAGTLGRIAAGTSEGLVSRAADVCLKERRTLVLCVRETPLNRIHLENMLRVHDAGAVVMPLMPGYYHHPETLEDLQEAFATRVLDQLGLREPDARRWRG; via the coding sequence ATGGAATCGAAGCACATCGTCCTCGCCATCACCGGCGCGACGGGAGCCGGGTTCGGCGCGGCGGTGGCCCGCCGCCTCGCGGCCAGCCCCGCCGTGGGCCGCGTCTCCCTCCTGCTGTCGCCCACGGGGCGGCGCTGCCTTCACGACGAGTGCGGGCTGCGGGCCGACGACCTCGCCGCCCTCTCGCCCAAGGTGCGGATCCTGGACGAGCGCAACGTGGGGGCCGACATCTCCAGCGGAAGCCACCTCCATGACGGCATGGCCGTGGTGCCGTGCAGCGCGGGCACCCTGGGCCGCATCGCCGCGGGCACCAGCGAGGGCCTCGTGAGCCGGGCCGCCGACGTCTGCCTCAAGGAGCGCCGGACCCTGGTGCTCTGCGTGCGGGAGACGCCCCTCAACCGGATCCACCTGGAGAACATGCTGCGGGTCCACGACGCGGGCGCCGTGGTGATGCCCCTCATGCCCGGCTACTACCACCATCCCGAGACCCTGGAGGACCTCCAGGAGGCCTTCGCCACCCGGGTCTTGGACCAGCTGGGCCTGCGCGAGCCGGACGCCCGGCGATGGAGGGGCTGA